The following are encoded together in the Zingiber officinale cultivar Zhangliang chromosome 8A, Zo_v1.1, whole genome shotgun sequence genome:
- the LOC122008427 gene encoding subtilisin-like protease SBT1.7, translated as MAPLRLSFFLYLLLLCCCSSLSIPELEKKTYIVHVAKSHMPDDFPEHRLWYEASLRSVSDTAEMLYAYDTVAHGFSARLSAAEARALQGRPGVVGVQPEVRYELHTTRTPEFLGIDREGLVPQSNAEGDVVVGVLDTGVWPERASYGDAGLGPVPASWKGACEEGKDFEPAAVCNRKLVGARFFSKGYEASMGAMDESRESRSPRDDDGHGTHTSSTAAGTAVSDASLLGYAAGTARGMSTRARIAVYKVCWLGGCFGSDILAAMDKAVEDGCDVLSLSLGSSTTDYFRDNIAVGAFSAVAKGVVVSCSAGNAGPSASTVSNVAPWITTVGAGTIDRDFPAYVVLGDGTNFTGASLYSGKPLSSSPYPFIYAGNATNATNGNLCMRGTLLPEKVAGKIVLCDRGFNARAQKGFVVRDAGGAGMILTNTAAHGEELVADAYLLPTSAVGQKAGDAIKSYLFSDPSPTATIAFGGTIVGVTPSPVVAAFSSRGPSTITPDILKPDILAPGVNILAAWTGKVGPSGQAEDPRRTEFNIISGTSMSCPHISGLAAFLKGAHSDWSPSAIKSALMTTAFAAYPNGGRILDVATGGGATPFDFGAGHVDPPKALDPGLVYDITADDYIDFLCALNYTTLQIQIISRRPNVICDGKEIYTVSDLNYPSFSVAFKTASGLGGGSPSTTTTMRHTRTLTNVGTPGTYTATVTAPAEVKVTVDPQELNFVSAGERKSYTVSFSAASQPSGSAAFGRLQWSDRKHVVASPLAFTWT; from the coding sequence ATGGCTCCCCTCcgcctctccttcttcctctacttGCTCTTGCTCTGCTGCTGCAGCTCACTTTCTATACCGGAGCTCGAGAAGAAGACTTACATAGTCCACGTGGCTAAGTCCCACATGCCGGACGACTTCCCGGAGCATCGCCTCTGGTATGAAGCCTCTCTGCGGTCCGTCTCCGACACCGCGGAGATGCTCTACGCCTACGACACCGTCGCGCATGGCTTCTCCGCGCGGCTCAGCGCCGCGGAGGCGCGCGCGCTCCAGGGCAGACCCGGCGTGGTCGGAGTCCAGCCCGAGGTCCGCTACGAGCTCCATACGACGCGCACGCCGGAGTTCCTCGGGATTGACCGCGAGGGGTTGGTACCCCAGTCTAACGCCGAGGGCGACGTCGTCGTCGGGGTGCTTGACACAGGCGTGTGGCCCGAGCGCGCGAGCTACGGCGATGCCGGGCTCGGCCCCGTCCCCGCGAGCTGGAAGGGCGCGTGCGAGGAGGGGAAGGACTTTGAGCCGGCCGCCGTCTGCAACCGGAAGTTGGTTGGCGCTCGGTTCTTCTCCAAGGGGTACGAGGCCAGTATGGGCGCGATGGACGAGTCCAGGGAGTCGAGGTCGCCGCGCGACGATGACGGCCACGGCACGCACACCTCTTCCACCGCCGCTGGAACCGCCGTATCCGATGCCAGCCTGCTCGGCTACGCCGCCGGCACCGCCCGCGGAATGTCCACCCGCGCTCGCATCGCCGTCTACAAGGTCTGTTGGCTCGGCGGGTGCTTCGGCTCCGATATACTCGCCGCCATGGACAAGGCCGTGGAAGACGGATGCGACGTCCTTTCTCTTTCCCTCGGCAGCAGCACGACGGACTATTTCCGCGACAACATCGCCGTTGGGGCCTTCAGTGCCGTGGCTAAAGGGGTCGTTGTATCTTGCTCTGCCGGCAATGCTGGTCCCTCTGCTTCCACCGTCTCCAACGTGGCGCCGTGGATCACCACCGTCGGAGCCGGCACCATCGACCGCGACTTCCCCGCCTACGTCGTGCTCGGCGACGGAACGAACTTCACCGGCGCCTCTCTCTACAGCGGGAAGCCCCTTTCTTCCTCGCCTTACCCTTTCATTTACGCCGGCAACGCCACCAACGCCACTAACGGCAACCTCTGCATGCGGGGAACCCTTCTCCCAGAAAAGGTCGCCGGGAAAATCGTCCTCTGCGACCGTGGATTCAATGCGCGCGCTCAGAAGGGCTTCGTGGTGAGGGATGCCGGAGGAGCCGGTATGATCCTCACCAACACCGCCGCCCACGGGGAGGAGCTCGTCGCCGATGCATACCTCCTCCCAACGAGTGCCGTCGGGCAAAAGGCGGGGGACGCCATCAAGTCTTACCTTTTCTCAGATCCGAGCCCCACGGCGACCATTGCCTTCGGCGGGACCATAGTTGGCGTCACGCCATCGCCGGTGGTGGCGGCGTTCTCCTCCCGCGGGCCAAGCACCATCACTCCCGACATCCTGAAGCCAGACATCCTCGCACCGGGGGTGAACATCCTCGCCGCATGGACGGGGAAGGTCGGGCCGTCAGGGCAAGCAGAAGATCCGCGGAGAACGGAGTTCAACATAATCTCCGGCACGTCCATGTCGTGCCCCCACATCAGCGGCTTGGCGGCGTTCCTCAAAGGGGCGCACTCGGACTGGAGCCCTAGCGCTATTAAATCCGCCCTAATGACCACCGCCTTCGCCGCTTATCCTAACGGCGGCCGCATCCTCGACGTCGCCACCGGTGGCGGCGCCACGCCCTTCGATTTTGGGGCTGGCCACGTGGATCCGCCCAAAGCCCTCGACCCCGGCCTCGTCTACGACATCACTGCCGACGATTACATCGACTTCCTCTGCGCCTTAAACTACACCACGCTCCAGATCCAGATCATCTCCCGGCGGCCCAACGTCATCTGCGACGGCAAGGAGATCTACACGGTGTCGGACCTCAACTACCCCTCATTCTCGGTGGCATTCAAGACTGCGAGCGGCTTGGGAGGCGGCAGCCCatcgacgacgacgacgatgcGGCACACGCGCACACTGACCAACGTGGGGACGCCGGGGACGTACACGGCGACGGTGACGGCCCCGGCGGAGGTGAAGGTGACGGTGGACCCGCAGGAGCTAAACTTCGTGAGCGCGGGGGAGAGGAAGAGCTATACGGTGAGCTTCTCCGCGGCGTCGCAGCCGTCTGGCTCCGCCGCGTTCGGCCGCCTCCAGTGGTCCGACCGGAAGCACGTGGTGGCGAGCCCTCTGGCCTTCACGTGGACGTAA